The Leadbetterella byssophila DSM 17132 DNA window ACACCGTAAGTTTAACCGGGAAAACCCTCAATACGAACTTAGTCTATCAAACCCTAAGAGGTCCACGTGGCTCAACCGTCAAAATCGTAGTTAAAAGAAAGGGAGTTTCTTCACCTATGACCTTCCAGGTGAAAAGAGACAAAATCCCTACTTTCTCTATTGATGCAGCCTACATGATAGCCCCTCAAACCGGATATATCAAAGTGAACAGATTCTCTGAAAGTACCTACGAAGAGTTTGTTACTCACTTGAAAAACCTGAAAGGCCAAGGCATGGACAAACTCCTTTTAGACCTTAGAGGAAACCCGGGCGGTTACATGGACAGAGCCACTAATATGGTAGATGAACTGGTGCCGGGGAATGGGGTGATCGTCTATACCAAAGGAAAAGACGCATCTAATAACTATGAAATCAAAGCCGGGAAAGATGGAATCTTCGAAAAAGGAAAGATAGTAGTCCTCGTAGACGAAGGCTCAGCCTCCGCAGCGGAGATCGTTAGTGGCGCACTACAAGACTATGACCGTGCTACCGTGGTGGGGAGAAGGACCTTTGGTAAAGGTTTAGTGCAGGTTCCAATCCAACTGTCAGACGGTTCTGAACTTCGACTCACCATCTCCAGATACTATATCCCATCAGGCAGAAGTATCCAAAGACCCTATGAGCTAGGGAACCAGCAAGGTTACTACGAAGACTTCCTTGAACGCTATAACCATCAGGAAATGTTCGTGGCAGACAGCATCAAGAACAATGAGAAATTAAAATACAAGACCAAAGCCGGAAGAACCGTTTATGGAGGCGGCGGTATTACTCCAGATGTATTTGTACCTCAAGACACTTCTTTCTATACGGATTATCTGCTAGAACTTTTCAGTAGAAACGTGTTCAAGGAGTTCGCCATGACCTACGCTGAAAAGCATGGAGCAGAATTGCAGAAGAAAGGTTTTGAACATTTTTTAAAGAATTTCCAAGTGAATGAGGCTATTCTCTCAGACTTCAATGCACTAGCTAGCAAAAGTAAAGCCCGCTACAAAGAAGCGAGCTTCCAAAAGTCTAAGAAATACATCCAGGAAACTTTGAAAGCACTCATTGCCAGACACATTTGGAATGGAAATGCACTTAACAATGAGTACTATCAGGTGATCAATCCTACAGATCCTATGATCCAAGCAGGATTAAAAGCATTTAGCTCGCGCTAATCTCGTTCAATACCGCCGGACCTTTGGCATCTAAAATACGTATCCTAATCTTCTTAGCCGTAATGGGCTGGATCTTTAGGATACGTTTATAACCAATAGTTGTTCCCCTTCCTACCGTTACCCATCTGTTTCCATCGTTTACCTCCACCTCAAAGGATTTCACCCTTTGGCCTAAAGCAATATGCTCTTGTAAGGTTATGTACTTCAATTCCTGAGGTTTGTTCAAAGAGATTTCAATCTCTGCTTGCTTATCCTCTGCTGCCCAAAAGGTATCCTTCTTTCCATCTACCAGATATAAAGGCCTTTGCGTCTTATCCAAAGATTTATCTGCCTTAACCCTAGCTTTTCTAAGGTAATTATGTCCCAATCTCTCTTTAAGCAAGGCATGAAATCCTTCCAGATGCTCTACATCCTTTTCGTGAAGCAAACCTCTTCTATCTGGAGGTATGTTCAAAAGTAGATTGGAACCTCTACCTACAGACGTTAAATAAATGTCAAACAGCTCTTCTGGCGTCTTAACCTTTCCGTCTTCTTCCGCATGATAAAACCAACCCGGGCGAATGGATACATCTACCTCTGCCGGAATCCAAGAAGTACCGTTTTCATGACCCGTGTTTAATAAACTTTCTATCCCCGCCTTTCCTGCATACAAGGTGTCCGGACTAATGGTGTTCCAGTTGGTCTCCCCCGCTATTCCCCTTTCATTGCCTACCCAGCGGATGTCCGGCCCCGCGTCACTAAAAAACAAGATATTAGGTTCCATGTTTCTCACCATGGAAATAGTGCCCGGCCAGTCGTAATACGTCTTTCCATCTATCCTCCTCTTCTCCTTTGCTCCCCCATAGTAACCGTCTCCTCCATTAGCTCCGTCAAACCACATCTCAAATACAGGACCATAGTTTTCAAAAAGCTCCTTTAACTGATTCCTATAATAGGTCACATAAGAAGGTGAGCCATAATCCTCCCTGTTCCTATCCCAAGGAGATAAATAGAGTCCAAACTTCAGACCATGTTTCTTGCAAGCTTGGGCAACTTCCTTCACGAGATCCCCTTTCCCTTTTTTATAAGGACTCGCCGCAATGCTGTGTTTGGTATATTTACTTGGCCATAAACAAAAGCCGTCATGGTGCTTCGCAGTGAGAATTACCGCCTTAAATCCGGTATTCTTTAAGGTGCGGACCCACTGGTCTACATTGGTATTTGTAGGATTGAAGATGGAAGGAGATTCGTCTCCATATCCCCATTCCTTGCCGGTAAAAGTGTTCGTGGTAAAATGAATGAAAGCATAGGTTTCCAGTTCGTGCCACTCCAATTGCTTAGTAGAGGGCGTAGGGCCTACAGGTGAAGGTGTGGAGATAAGGGATGGCCTACAGGAGACCGCAAGGATAAGGAAGAACCATAAAATGTTTATTCTCATTTGTCAAAGGATTTATAAAAACCAAAAATAGGGAAAAGGGCAGTCGGTTATTTGGAATAATCTTCTTTATTTTTGCACTCCAACCTAAAGATGATGTAATGAAAAAGATCCTTTTGAGCCTTTTGTGGTGGGTACCACTTGCCGCACAAAGCCAAATCCCCCTCAACGACCTCTCCTTTTTTAATAGTCAAAGTTCTAATTGGAGCATAGTAGGAGATGTTAATGCACCTTTAAACCAGAAAAACACCCTGACTACTCAATCCGGCACCGGTGTACTCGTCTGTAAACACGACAGCAAGGAGTACGGTGACAAATTTGACTTGTTCACCAAAGAATCCTACGGAGACATTGATCTCTCTCTGGATTTTATGCTAGGTGTAGGTTCCAATTCAGGCATCTATCTGATGGGCAGATATGAAGTCCAACTCTTCGATAGCTGGGGTGTCAAAACACCGAAGTACAGCGACTGCGGCGGAATCTACCAAAGGAGAGATGTTAAAACCGGTAATCAGTACGAAGGATTTGCCCCTAGATTCAATGCGTATAAAGCTCCGGGCCTTTGGAACAATATCCAAATCTCCTTCCAGGCCCCAAGGTTTGATGCTAATGGCAAAAAGATAAGTAACGCCAAATTTATCTATGTGAAGCTAAACGGCCTTTTGATTCATGAAAACGTGGAATTGAGTGGTCCCACAGGCGGCCCTATAGAAGAAAATGAAGTGGCATCTTCCCCTTTACGTTTTCAGGGTGACCACGGTGCCGTAGCCTTCCGAAACCTTAACATTACGAATTTCAATAAAAAGCCGGGCACCATCAGTAACCTTAGCTACAAGACTTACTACGGAAGTTATATGCATGACGCTGACCTTTCTAAAGTAAAGATGGATGCCCAAGGTAAAACCGATGATATCACTTGGGAAGTGACTAAAAATCCGAACGACTATGTCTTCTTCATCAACGGTACCTATACTGCACCTGAGGACGGAGAATATACTTTTGTTACTCAATTAGGAGGACACAGCTACCTGAAAATCGATGGACAAATGGTTCAACCTAATGTCTGGATGAGAGGAGGAACCAGAAGCGTTACCTTAAACCTTAAAAAAGGGGATCACAGCTTCGAGATCTTCAATAACAAAAGGGATAACTGGATAAAACCGGCTCTCGGTTTTTGGTCGGCCGGACCAGGCTTCCGCCTAACACCACATCATGCTAGCAGTTCTGTGATAGCCTCCAAACCTGATGATCCTATCCTTGTGAAAGCTGAAACTCCAATCATTCTTCGCAGCTTCATGGATTTTGACCAGAAAAAAAGAATAGTACATGCCGTAAACGTAGGTTCGCCTGACGGAATTCACTATACCTATGATCTGGACAAAGGCGCAGTCATCCAAGCATGGAAAGGGGATTTTCTTGACACTACGCCTATGTGGCACGATAGAGGTGACGGATCTTCCAAACCCTTAGGCTCCCTCACAAAATTCAACTACGACCTCCTTCTAACAAACGGAAACTCTTGGTCAGACACAGTAGGAACAGGGTATAAACCATTGGGTTACCAACTTGATCAGAATGATCTACCTACCTTCCGTTACAAAATAGCCGGTACTGAAGTAGAAGATCAAGTACGTATAGTAGAGGGTAAATACTTAGATAGAAAAATCAAACTATCCAAAGATGCAGCACTTCTAGCCCGCTTAGCTACCGGGGAAAAAATCGTGGAAATTGAGAAGAACCTCTTTTCAGTCGATGATAAAAAGTACTTTATCAAAGTGGACAAAGGCCTGGATGCCAAGATCAAGGACGGCAAGGAAATAGTAGTACGTCCACAAAGCCAACTTATTCAATACTCCATTATTTTTTAATCATGAAGAAGATATTAATAGCAAGCCTCCTTCTTTTCAGTGCCAGCTCCTTCGCTCAAGAATCGCCGAAAGAAGAGGATTTTTATAAGATCATAACCCTACCTGTTCCTGAAGGAATCCTTCTGGAAGTGGGGGGAGTAGAAATGTTACCCAATGGTTCCGTGGCACTATCTACCCGAAGAGGAGATATCTGGATAGTAGATAATCCTACCTCCACTAAACCGTATTTTAGGAAATTTGCTTCAGGACTACACGAGATATTAGGTTTATTATACAAAGACGGATCCCTATACTGCGCACAGAGAGGAGAACTTACTAAACTTACAGACTCAAACGGTGACGGTAAAGCAGACAAGTACGAGACCATCCATGCATGGGATATTTCAGGACATTACCATGAATATAGTTTCGGACCAAAATTAGCTTCTGATGGTAAATTCTTTGTCAGTGGGAACGTTGCCTTTGGAGATATAGAATGGTGGAGAGGAGAATCCAGAGCCAAAACCCGAGGCACCATCTTTAAAGTTTCAGAAGACGGACAGCTAGAACTATATGCTGCCGGTGTACGTTCCCCGGCCGGTCTAGGTATGATTGACGGTGAACTTTTCTATACAGA harbors:
- a CDS encoding S41 family peptidase, with amino-acid sequence MEYKNSKQNIASPLVICLSLAVGIFLGAKFFGSKATPGAGSLGNRYREVLMNIKKSYVDEVNIDSLEMYALDKMLEKLDPHTVLLPPQDAQLASADLGTGFDGIGVEFNIFNDSLYVVTPLSGGPSEAIGIKAGDIILKADTVSLTGKTLNTNLVYQTLRGPRGSTVKIVVKRKGVSSPMTFQVKRDKIPTFSIDAAYMIAPQTGYIKVNRFSESTYEEFVTHLKNLKGQGMDKLLLDLRGNPGGYMDRATNMVDELVPGNGVIVYTKGKDASNNYEIKAGKDGIFEKGKIVVLVDEGSASAAEIVSGALQDYDRATVVGRRTFGKGLVQVPIQLSDGSELRLTISRYYIPSGRSIQRPYELGNQQGYYEDFLERYNHQEMFVADSIKNNEKLKYKTKAGRTVYGGGGITPDVFVPQDTSFYTDYLLELFSRNVFKEFAMTYAEKHGAELQKKGFEHFLKNFQVNEAILSDFNALASKSKARYKEASFQKSKKYIQETLKALIARHIWNGNALNNEYYQVINPTDPMIQAGLKAFSSR
- a CDS encoding alpha-L-fucosidase, coding for MRINILWFFLILAVSCRPSLISTPSPVGPTPSTKQLEWHELETYAFIHFTTNTFTGKEWGYGDESPSIFNPTNTNVDQWVRTLKNTGFKAVILTAKHHDGFCLWPSKYTKHSIAASPYKKGKGDLVKEVAQACKKHGLKFGLYLSPWDRNREDYGSPSYVTYYRNQLKELFENYGPVFEMWFDGANGGDGYYGGAKEKRRIDGKTYYDWPGTISMVRNMEPNILFFSDAGPDIRWVGNERGIAGETNWNTISPDTLYAGKAGIESLLNTGHENGTSWIPAEVDVSIRPGWFYHAEEDGKVKTPEELFDIYLTSVGRGSNLLLNIPPDRRGLLHEKDVEHLEGFHALLKERLGHNYLRKARVKADKSLDKTQRPLYLVDGKKDTFWAAEDKQAEIEISLNKPQELKYITLQEHIALGQRVKSFEVEVNDGNRWVTVGRGTTIGYKRILKIQPITAKKIRIRILDAKGPAVLNEISAS
- a CDS encoding family 16 glycoside hydrolase, with translation MKKILLSLLWWVPLAAQSQIPLNDLSFFNSQSSNWSIVGDVNAPLNQKNTLTTQSGTGVLVCKHDSKEYGDKFDLFTKESYGDIDLSLDFMLGVGSNSGIYLMGRYEVQLFDSWGVKTPKYSDCGGIYQRRDVKTGNQYEGFAPRFNAYKAPGLWNNIQISFQAPRFDANGKKISNAKFIYVKLNGLLIHENVELSGPTGGPIEENEVASSPLRFQGDHGAVAFRNLNITNFNKKPGTISNLSYKTYYGSYMHDADLSKVKMDAQGKTDDITWEVTKNPNDYVFFINGTYTAPEDGEYTFVTQLGGHSYLKIDGQMVQPNVWMRGGTRSVTLNLKKGDHSFEIFNNKRDNWIKPALGFWSAGPGFRLTPHHASSSVIASKPDDPILVKAETPIILRSFMDFDQKKRIVHAVNVGSPDGIHYTYDLDKGAVIQAWKGDFLDTTPMWHDRGDGSSKPLGSLTKFNYDLLLTNGNSWSDTVGTGYKPLGYQLDQNDLPTFRYKIAGTEVEDQVRIVEGKYLDRKIKLSKDAALLARLATGEKIVEIEKNLFSVDDKKYFIKVDKGLDAKIKDGKEIVVRPQSQLIQYSIIF